TTGCGGCCCGGCCAGCTCGTCAGCCAGCTCGGTAGCGCCGTAGATGCTCCGCAGCGCCTCGCTGATGCCGCGGGCATCCACGGACACGGAGCGGCCGATGTCGTCCGAGTACATGAAGTTCCAGGGCAGCGACTGGATGTTGCCGTCGAAGATGATGCCCACCACCTCGCCCGCCTTGTTGACCACCGGGCTGCCGGAGTTGCCGCCGATGATGTCCGGCGTGGAGGTGAAGTTCAACGGAGTGGAGAGATTCACCTTGCCCTTGTTCTTCATCCAGCTTTCGGGGAGTTGGTAGGGGTCGGTGTTGCCCTTCTCCGCGGCGTGCTTGTAGGCCCCGCCCATGGTGGTGAAGTAGGGAACGTGCGTGCCCTCGGGGACGATGCCCTGGCCGTCCTCGACGAAGCCGCGGACGTCGCCGTAGCTCAGCCGCAGGGTGAAGGTAGCGTCGGGAGGCATCTCCAGGCCGCCGGCGGCGAAACGAGCCTTGGCCAGCAGCGCGCCGTTGCGGCGGACGACGGCGTCCACCTGGTCGTCGTACTGTTTGCGCACCTTGCGGGCCTCGCCGTCGATGGAGCGCATCAGGACGATGAGCGAGTCGGTGCTGGCGTCCACCGCGGCCACGCCGCCCTGGTAGAGATGCTTGCGCAGGGCGACGTCATCCAGCTTGGTGTTGGCGATGGCGTCCTTGGCGACCTCGGCCGGCGTCCGTCCGCCCAGTGCCTGCTTCACCGCCGGATGGTCGGCGCCCAGGTTCTCCTGCATCTCGGCGAGGGACTCGGTGAGGATCACGGTCTCGAGCGCCTTGTAAACCGGAGCGGTCGAGAACAGTTGTTGTTCGAGAGAGGCCAGGCCGGAGTCGCGGTACTCGCGCATGCGCTCGCCGTTAGGCTTCTGCTTCTCCGCCGTGGCCCGCAGCAGGGCGCGGGCGAAGAAGGTCAGGTTGCCGCGGAACCCGGCGCGGCGCTCCAGAAAGGTGAGCGGCAGGTAGATCTGCTTGCTCACAGCCATGGCTTGCGCCACCTCGTCCCAGGCGGCCCCGAACTGCTGCTTCTTTGCGGGATCAGTCTCGACTGCGGCGCGCAGCTTCTTCTCCGCATCCGCCTTCTTGGCCATCAACGCGGGGTCCAGCAAGCCGCCCTGGTAGCCGGTGACCGCCTTGAAGGAGTTCTCGATGCTGAAGATGTCCTCGCGGGCGATGCGGGCATTCTCCTCCGAGCCTGCGGCGAAGGCCTTCAGCGCCTGCAGACGCTGCTTGTAGGTCTTGAGCAGGAAGGGAAAGTTGACGTCGCGGGCGAA
This region of Terriglobales bacterium genomic DNA includes:
- a CDS encoding S46 family peptidase — encoded protein: MTRRFLALFLLLFLSAAAAADEGMWLFNAAPKQKIKAKYGFEPSDAWLDHVRLSSVRFNNGGSGSFVSADGLTFTNHHVGAGCVQSLSTGGKDYMKSGFYARTRAEEAKCPDLELNVLMSIEDVTDKVSGAAKPDMSVAEAGQAQRAIMSAIEKECADSTHLRCDVITLYSGGRYHLYKYKKYTDVRLVFAPEFMIAFFGGDPDNFEFPRYDLDITFFRVYENDKPANLTHFFNWTRAGVRDGDLVFVPGNPGSTGRDNTLAQMEFARDVNFPFLLKTYKQRLQALKAFAAGSEENARIAREDIFSIENSFKAVTGYQGGLLDPALMAKKADAEKKLRAAVETDPAKKQQFGAAWDEVAQAMAVSKQIYLPLTFLERRAGFRGNLTFFARALLRATAEKQKPNGERMREYRDSGLASLEQQLFSTAPVYKALETVILTESLAEMQENLGADHPAVKQALGGRTPAEVAKDAIANTKLDDVALRKHLYQGGVAAVDASTDSLIVLMRSIDGEARKVRKQYDDQVDAVVRRNGALLAKARFAAGGLEMPPDATFTLRLSYGDVRGFVEDGQGIVPEGTHVPYFTTMGGAYKHAAEKGNTDPYQLPESWMKNKGKVNLSTPLNFTSTPDIIGGNSGSPVVNKAGEVVGIIFDGNIQSLPWNFMYSDDIGRSVSVDARGISEALRSIYGATELADELAGPQPKAKTKPMPKAKPAAAVGKD